The genomic interval GTTCGACTTCGCCAGCCCGGTCCCGACGAGCAGCTCGACGATCGTCGGCGCGGTCGAGCCGATGTCGTGCAGACCGGTCTCGGTGAGCGCCGCCGCCAGCGTCGTTTCGTCCACCTCCGCCAGCTCGCCCCGCCCGAACAGCGCGCCGGCAGCGGCGATCGCCGCATCCGTCGCCGCCTGTCCGTGCACCAGGGCGGTCACCTCACCGGCCAGCGCACGCTGCGCCACCCTCGCGTGCGGACGCTCGGCCGTGGCCGCCGCGAGCTCGTCCAGCTCCTCGAGCGGGCGGAAGCTGAACACCCGCAGGTAGCCGTCCACGTCCCGGTCATCGGCGTTGAACCAGAACTGGTAGAAGGCGTATGGGCTGGTCAGCGCCCCGTCGAGCCACACCGTGCCGGACTCCGTCTTGCCGAACTTGGTGCCGTCGGCCTTGGTGATCAGCGGGGTGGCCAGGGCGTGCACCGAGGAGCCGGTCACCTTGCGGATCAGCTCGGTGCCGGAGGTCAGGTTGCCCCACTGGTCGCTGCCGCCGGTCTGCAGGCTGCAGCCGTAGCGGCGGTGCAGCTCGAGGTAGTCCATCCCCTGCAGGATCTGGTAGCTGAACTCGGTGAAGGACAGCCCGTCGTCGCTGCTCAACCGCGCGGCCACGGTCTCCTTCGCCAGCATCCGGCCCATCCGGAAGTGCTTGCCGACGTCACGCAGGAAATCGATGGCCGACAGCGGCGCCGTCCAGTCGAGGTTGTTTACGATCCGGGCGGCGTGCGACCCGCTGAAGTCCAGGTACTTCTCCACCTGCACCCGGATCCGGTCCACCCACTCCGCAACGGTGTCCGCGCTGTTCAGCACCCGCTCCCCGGACATCCGCGGGTCACCGATCAGCCCGGTGGCGCCGCCGACCAGGCCGAGCGGCAGGTGCCCGGCCTCCTGGATCCGCC from Nakamurella alba carries:
- the tyrS gene encoding tyrosine--tRNA ligase yields the protein MSDLIPGPTADTPVAPASVLDDLRARRLVAQSTDEFALATALAGDPITFYAGFDPTAPSLHIGNLVQLLTMRRIQEAGHLPLGLVGGATGLIGDPRMSGERVLNSADTVAEWVDRIRVQVEKYLDFSGSHAARIVNNLDWTAPLSAIDFLRDVGKHFRMGRMLAKETVAARLSSDDGLSFTEFSYQILQGMDYLELHRRYGCSLQTGGSDQWGNLTSGTELIRKVTGSSVHALATPLITKADGTKFGKTESGTVWLDGALTSPYAFYQFWFNADDRDVDGYLRVFSFRPLEELDELAAATAERPHARVAQRALAGEVTALVHGQAATDAAIAAAGALFGRGELAEVDETTLAAALTETGLHDIGSTAPTIVELLVGTGLAKSNSEARRTVAEGGAYVNNVRIGDPEHSVAAGDLLHGSYLVVRRGRRSVAGARVPR